The following nucleotide sequence is from Dunckerocampus dactyliophorus isolate RoL2022-P2 chromosome 7, RoL_Ddac_1.1, whole genome shotgun sequence.
AGGTAGGGGTGCTGTATAAGGGGGGGAAGTCAGGAAAATCCCAAGGTCCCctgggggcccaaaaaataggtacagtcaaacctgtcttagcagccacctttatagaacagccacctccccatagcagccactgaaaaattcccccccccctcccccccagcaaatttacatgttatagaccctgtgtatagcagtcacctgtccaacgcggccagcggccacccattttgtctcccttggtcaatatccgaccgcatatagcggccaaattaccaactcaagtaaagcttcatgcacgaaaaagttttgtttttcaatcaatgaaggcgtcgtgtgtagacttgaattactgagtcctagctcagtcacaatcattcacaagatccacacaaactgtcagttgttccacataaaaaagccgtcttcttttgagcttgctatttcctggtcaaacatgtaactttaagagcatttgcaccaaaacattaccgcaaattaggctgggaacaggacgtgctcccagcgacgctacaataaaaaaaaaaaacatacgcaagcgtgcatgcggcagcgggagcaaaactgaattGGGTTGTCCTTAATTgcagtattttagaatgtactcacgttatttttcatcaatcctcatccacaaatccatcaaagtcctcatcttctgtattcgacacaaacaaagccgtcttcttttccggtcgctactagtctgttaacttgtcagtgttattcagctccgaagcaaagaaggaaacttctcctgtttcttctgccaactttatttcttgaacgcggccaccagacagcagctcagaacacacacacatctctcagcatcgtctctccttcctgcttgcccacaaggcaaaggttaaacaagccccactacatagctgtccagccaatgcctgtaagaaatgacaccgtttatttcctggtgtgcactggtcaatactgtaatgccgcttgttgtggggaaggagagactcacgttgccgatgcactttaatggctttattaacagcggagaacactgcaggactttacatccacgccaacataaacacacttcccaactctctccaaactcacagctagcactgagccgagctctcctgctcgggaaacacccaccgtcacttcctgatgaactaaagctgtaatgacactctgccgcataaaaagtaaaatattaaaaacaagcgtaagacattactagcacagctttgttctgtgggtcgtggatatattctatcagttattattaagcctcgagcttccttttagtaagtaaaaaccttggctatgattgcactacattgtcatgtagacctacaaagtacacttggaagaacaagaggtgaataaatgtattgcaactgatgtgaaactgatgaggggtaggattaaataagctttgcttcttcctactcctttttggacatgcaaaattgtgaattgtacacatgatgtgctactgtttgactcatgcatgttcaggattaaaaccatggaCCATGATagtaacaagcctagtagtgctgtacaacttttatccgcagtccgcagtgccctctactggtcaacattattgttattatttcccccaccccctttttttctttttttttttccctctactggtaaacattaaaactggacgccaacctgtctatagcggccacttttacagactccctctagtggccgctatagacaagtttgactgtaattactaataaaatgaaTTGCCAGGGAAACGTGAATTTTTTCACGGgccccagaattcctggctgcacccccgcTATTGGGTATATAATCTGAAAAAAggaagcataaaatcaccatttagataaaaacattttgactgactttttgaagagaacatactgtatatcactggtgaaacttccagaggatgagacgccttcttaaaggagactttggatgtgagagtacattgtctggTGGAGCcgtagcaggacttccaggttgCAAAGAGGTGGGCttcaagtgagagagcagccagcgaacccggtgtcttccaccgctgataAAGGCTGCTTGTCTCGTCCGATGAATGCAAtgatttttcaggttattagcTGAGCCTTCTGACTGTCGCATATACATCCGGGCGAGCCTTGTCTGGCGTTTTGGCTGCCTGATGATATATTTGTGTGTTGGCAGGTAaattccacacggcagacatgttcgTTTTGGCATTGCAcacctgcttgtgtgtgtttttttttgtttttttttaacacaaacaaaacaaacacttgGTTTTCATCATCCTTCTTTTAATCACACAGTTAAGCAAAGCTCTTCACATGAATGCTCGGCAAGATTTCCCAGTCTAGAAATAGAAGAATAAAATAGCTTCATAGCGAGCCATCGTGTTCAGAGACTTCTCCATGCACAAAAGCATTGAGGCACTGgcaaaccaaaaaaagacttgtaTGGGGGCAGGCAGTTGTGAAATCCTGCTGTTCTCACTGATGATGTCTTGGTAGCGGTTTAGTATACAGTAGAAGTGAAGTGCAAATGTTGACTGGTTTGAGAGAAATGTGAAATCCCTCCCAATGTCATTTCAGCTCACCACCGAGCTACCCACAGGACAATACAGCAAGGTAATACAGCAAACAAACGCAAAAGCTACCCATCTAATGGCCTGCCTTTTGACTCCCACATTTGAATACATTGTTTCTTCTTTAGCCCAACGTTTGCTGTAGTCTGTAGACGTCTTCCATCATTCTATATGTTCATGTCTCTCTCCAACAGCCGCTCTCCACACcgtgagaagaagaagaaggtgaaGAAGTACTGGGATGTGCCACCACCTGGTTTTGAAAACATCAGCCCCATGCAGTACAAAGCCATGCAAGGTACCCTCCCTTGGCTGCCAACTACCCTCATTTCCAGACCCTGAAGCTGCACCCCTAAAAtttggagaggaaaaaaagatttgtacatacagtatattggtcGCATTGGTCTAAAAGTCActggtgtccacgtcataacatgggatatttagtacacagatgTTTTTAACTGTTGATGAAATACATGCTTTTTCCCCAAACGATGTAACagttaaacagtgccaaacAGCGAGTGTAACatagctagttaaacagtgccatACAGCGAGTGTAACatagctagttaaacagtgccaaacCGTGTGTAAcacagctagttaaacagtgccaaacAGCGAGTGTAACatagctagttaaacagtgccatACAGCGAGTGTAACatagctagttaaacagtgccaaacCGTGTGTAAcacagctagttaaacagtgccaaacAGCGAGTGTAAcacagctagttaaacagtaacctaccagaaaagtcatcaccgccgtcgtcctcctcttgggaactaaaaccactaaagtcgtcttcttcagcgtCAGAATTGAACCgcttcataattccttcgtcatgcactttgtcagtctctttcATTGTCACACTTGATGTTACTTTCATTTTGAGGCCAATTAGAGCTGTCCTCTGCATcccgcagtagtccagcctttccaAACCCGTTGATCGTGGATGTTCcggcacactataaaccttgcaatcctacctccactccatgttcccagcgtcacccGTGATGAGACgtgagatgtttttttcatgggagTTGAACATCTGCCACGGTCGAAGCAGAAGCTGTAGAAATTCTACTCTTCattaaacttacttaagatttgtcagatcaaagcACCATCGCTGTAGAAGATATGTAAAGGTGATATAAGCATCCACTTCAtaacttcctgaatctgcactccTAAGCATCATAGgaactatattttatttaaaaatttgttTCATACATTTTGAGGGAAAACAttgaggaaaataaaaatacgttttacaaaaaaaagtagtcTAAACAGATTAAAgttgtattttgtttgtcaACAATTTGTCGTAAAagcgtcattttttttaaaggaagttttaatagatttttttagGAAAAATTGCTTGGCCTTAATccagaaaaaaatcttaatctTCTGAGAGTAATATTGCATTaatattgcagttttttttgtgtggggACAGTTTTATTTTGGACGGAGTAAGTCtaatttttaaaaggaaaaaaacttatcttaaagtcatatttttttgacaatatatattttgttagtaaaaattacattttttaaaaatagtgtgatttttctttttttcgaAAGATTTCCGcaatttttgaggaaaaattgGTTAGGCCTAATCCAGAAAAAAATTCTTACTGTATTCCACATAAAGTTTGTTgtacggtccatcgcctttctcttttgtgcggcccatgtgtttgttacgccatgtatctctctacaacgccgatttaaaaacaaattctgCTGGCCTAAAAATGGCACCTGCGCCCCACAATGCATCATGCGATCACGTGCAAGCATCGCAAGGTTTCATCTTGGGCACGTCATCCAAGATGGCAACATAAATGGCGTGCCATTTTGCATGCTAACCAAGCGGGTGAACGCAAACTAAGGCAATGTTTTAGCAAATATTTtcaatgttaaccgaaaaacactaaccgaagtaccactgtattctttGCTGTATGTCCACAGCTGCAGGCCAGATCCCAGCAACAGCTCTCTTGCCCACTATGACTCCAGACGGCCTTGCTGTCACTCCCACCCCGGTACCTGTGGTGGGCAGCCAGATGACCCGACAGGCCCGCAGGCTGTATGTGGGAAACATCCCCTTTGGTATCACAGAGGTCAGACAAAAGAGCGCCATTGAGTTGACTGTTAGAAGTGTCAGCAAacttaatatttttaatgtgacgaCTTGTTTGCAGGAGTCAATGATGGACTTCTTCAACGCTCAGATGCGTTTGGGTGGTCTTACTCAGGCCCCAGGGAACCCTGTGCTGGCAGTGCAGATCAACCAGGATAAGAATTTTGCCTTCCTTGAGGTGGGACAACTCTCTCATGAGGGTTTCTCCTGTGCTGAAGTTTCTATGACAACTAGAAAAAAATGAGAATAACCTGGGATTTCCTGCACAGTTCCGCTCAGTGGATGAGACAACTCAGGCAATGGCTTTTGATGGAATCATCTTTCAAGGCCAAAGCCTGAAAATCCGCCGTCCCCACGATTACCAGCCACTGCCGGGCATGAGCGAGAACCCCAGTGTCTATGTGCCTGGTACACAGACAATTAATGGtttttactactattactactgttTGCATCATTCATACACCATTTGAGCAAAACTCCACAGGAGCTGGCACTGTTTGCTGTCCTCAAAGGTGTTCTTTTCTGCAGGCGTGGTGTCCACAGTGGTGCCCGATTCGGCTCACAAGCTTTTCATTGGCGGTCTGCCCAACTACCTGAATGACGACCAGGTGAGCGGTTAGCCTCCATGCTTGGCAAAGCTGATTTGGATGGTTTTGATGCTTTATCTGAATGTGAAACTTGGTTTTGTGTCGCAGGTGAAGGAGCTGTTGACGTCATTTGGCCCCTTGAAGGCCTTCAACCTGGTGAAGGACAGCGCCACAGGCCTATCTAAAGGATATGCCTTTTGTGAATACGTTGATGTCAACCTAAATGACCAGGTGAGCCCTGCAGCTACGCTACATTGGATCACGATGGCCTGCTACTCCACGGTTGCTCTGAACACTTCCCGTTATTGCAGGCTATTGCTGGGCTCAATGGCATGCAGCTGGGCGACAAGAAGCTCCTGGTGCAGCGAGCCAGCGTGGGGTCCAAGAATGCCACCCTGGTAAGTGTCCAGGTTCGCTCACAATCCCCGTTTTCTCCAACAATGACTATGGCCCTGTCCacaatccacaatccttatgtgagacatgaacacacatgtatttttttatgtgcgttctaaagatacaaaaacagctaaaaagaggcaggtaataatgggacacacttattCAGCCTATAATGCCTTCAGAAAAAACCTCCATAAAAGCGCCAACACTCccatttacataacgtgacctgcatattaacaaagctacagcaacattgttattgtcaatgacgtagtgacacctcgccacaccatgctggctagctactagcttcatcacacactcactcacaagcgaaaggtaacgctacatattggagctgccgccactgctgctgtgtttttgtttttgagtgtgGAAAGTTAACgcgaggtgtagcgttcctttctatgttgctacttgtatgtgaaatcaatgcacccagcaAGGAAGTTCAGCTAATGCTTCAAATGAGCAAACTACTGTacgtattccatgttatcatgaatgtacctgttactaaatgctcacagcatggatagaaaacatGTTGGAGCTTTGTGGAGGTGTTTTATAGGTGGAATTGATGGGAGTGGCAAGAGCAGGGAGGGAGAACGTCAACGCATGTCACTCACACGGTTGTGCAAGGTGTGAGTACATGGCGTACATGGCGTGCGTGCATCGTACGTTGCGCATGTGGTAAGTGAGTCGTACGTGCTCACAACGTGCTTGAAACATACGATCTCCGTGCGATTGCCACGTACAAAGGCTGTACTTACACGTGCTGCTCACGTACGGTGCACTCGCATGTTGTCAGTGCGTGCAAGTGCAGTGAACGTGACTTTTTCCACCCGATGTTAGTGGGGGAGGGAAGGGGTATATTTAGGACGGCCTTCTGAGGTTCCTCAGAAGTCCTGGCTGATGCCGCCCATTCCATCACAGAGACTCCAGGTGCTGATGCTGCAAGAGCAGCTTCAAGTGGCAGCACACCTCCAGCAGCACCCTCCTCATGATCAGACTCTATGGCGGCACCATCTGACTCTTCTTCACTCCTCCTCCCCTCTTCCTTTGTGGCACACATCTTTCGCGGCCTGTTTCTGTTGGGCCTCTCTGGCCCTATCCGCTGCCTTTTGTGCTGCAGATGCAGCTGACCCCTTCTTTGTCTTTGGCGTCTTGGAAACAAAATGCTAGCACTTGTCTGTCGCCTCGGCTTTACTGCAAAAATGAGTGCCCACAACGTGCGTTGTAAGTGCAGAGCACGTGCTTACTCTGGACGGTCCATGTGAGTTCTGCGTGCTCATTGGACAGTAGAATTGGGGAAGTGCCGAGTAAGCACGGATGGCGCTCTTATCACGTGCGTGCTCACGGTGCTAGTGCATTGTGTGCTCATAGGCTGTAGAGGGCACAACGTCACGCGTACTGGGGGCACTTCGGAGCCCAACGCAGCGAAAGTTCCTCCTGTGCTAAAAGTGCTACGGCTATCTTTAGGATACACAGAaacgagaaagacgtgttcatgtctcacataaaaattctgggtgatgggcaaaattctaaaaaaaaaaaaaaaagtgcagtttttctttaaattctttgctacccaaaacagcagcacccagCAAAGCACAAATGAGCTCCGTGGGTCATGTTTTGTGGAGACGCTTGTCTTTTCCTGGCCATTTAGGGTTGCAGTTGCTGCCTCGAAAGAATACTAAAAGATGAAGTCTAACATTGTTCACCTCCTCTCTTCCCGTCTTTGCAGACCACCATAAACCAGACCCCCGTCACGCTGCAGGTGCCGGGCCTGAACAGCAGCGTGACCCAAATCGGCGGCCTGCCCACCGAAGTACTGTGCCTGATGAACATGGTGGCGCCCGAGGAGCTGCTGGATGACGACGAGTATGAGGAGATCGTGGAGGACGTCCGGGACGAGTGCAGCAAGTATGGCCAGGTCAAGAGCATCGAGATCCCCCGGCCTGTTGACGGCCTGGAGGTGCCTGGCACCGGGAAGGTAGGTGCTGCCCTCCGCTTCTGATCCACTCTTGGACAGCTCGATTTGAAGATTGTTCTCCTTGTCCACGGCAGATCTTTGTGGAGTTCATGTCGGTGTTTGACTCCCAGAAAGCCATGCAGGGCCTGACAGGAAGGAAGTTTGCCAACAGAGTGGTGGTGACCAAGTACTGCGACCCGGACGCTTACCACCGCCGGGACTTCTGGTAGAGGAGGCGTGATGTAGGCAAGGGGTACGGGAGGGGGTGGGAGGGGTTTTGATTGGAGACCACAGAGTCGTTCAAATTTGAGAAGTGGGGGTTGTTCTTGTTGTTGGGAGGGGGAGGGGCATAGCTGTTTTTTTGAGAAATGTGTGTTCTAATAGGTCCAGGTTGGGGTCAACCGTTTTTATACTTTacggggaggggagggg
It contains:
- the u2af2a gene encoding U2 small nuclear RNA auxiliary factor 2a isoform X1, whose translation is MSDFDEFERQLSENKQAERDKENRHHRRSGSRSRSRDRKRRSRDRDRRSRDRRGDSKDRRHRRSSPPSYPQDNTASRSPHREKKKKVKKYWDVPPPGFENISPMQYKAMQAAGQIPATALLPTMTPDGLAVTPTPVPVVGSQMTRQARRLYVGNIPFGITEESMMDFFNAQMRLGGLTQAPGNPVLAVQINQDKNFAFLEFRSVDETTQAMAFDGIIFQGQSLKIRRPHDYQPLPGMSENPSVYVPGTQTINGVVSTVVPDSAHKLFIGGLPNYLNDDQVKELLTSFGPLKAFNLVKDSATGLSKGYAFCEYVDVNLNDQAIAGLNGMQLGDKKLLVQRASVGSKNATLTTINQTPVTLQVPGLNSSVTQIGGLPTEVLCLMNMVAPEELLDDDEYEEIVEDVRDECSKYGQVKSIEIPRPVDGLEVPGTGKIFVEFMSVFDSQKAMQGLTGRKFANRVVVTKYCDPDAYHRRDFW
- the u2af2a gene encoding U2 small nuclear RNA auxiliary factor 2a isoform X2, giving the protein MSDFDEFERQLSENKQAERDKENRHHRRSGSRSRSRDRKRRSRDRDRRSRDRRGDSKDRRHRRSSPPSYPQDNTASRSPHREKKKKVKKYWDVPPPGFENISPMQYKAMQAAGQIPATALLPTMTPDGLAVTPTPVPVVGSQMTRQARRLYVGNIPFGITEESMMDFFNAQMRLGGLTQAPGNPVLAVQINQDKNFAFLEFRSVDETTQAMAFDGIIFQGQSLKIRRPHDYQPLPGMSENPSVYVPGVVSTVVPDSAHKLFIGGLPNYLNDDQVKELLTSFGPLKAFNLVKDSATGLSKGYAFCEYVDVNLNDQAIAGLNGMQLGDKKLLVQRASVGSKNATLTTINQTPVTLQVPGLNSSVTQIGGLPTEVLCLMNMVAPEELLDDDEYEEIVEDVRDECSKYGQVKSIEIPRPVDGLEVPGTGKIFVEFMSVFDSQKAMQGLTGRKFANRVVVTKYCDPDAYHRRDFW